Proteins encoded together in one Coffea arabica cultivar ET-39 chromosome 2c, Coffea Arabica ET-39 HiFi, whole genome shotgun sequence window:
- the LOC113720206 gene encoding uncharacterized protein encodes MSGGVGPSSDIRLPKEEEEIHQRKASFPKEGGTQSQKPPQRSRRGFFTFRQLNALAVIIVLSASGMVSIEDFAFVIFSLVYIYFISRFAFPNHSPYADPPVFGQRNRILSLYVFIGALVGLLFPIAYIFHGIFEGDKEGIKAAAPHVFLLSAQVFMEGVSFSGGFSLPIRVFVPVFYNARRIFTIVEWLRSEIYKVEMEYGGSARRVYIGRALAVANMAFWCFNLFGFLLPVYLPKAFKIYYSSSVRKAKD; translated from the coding sequence ATGTCAGGTGGGGTTGGTCCAAGCAGTGACATAAGGCtgccgaaagaagaagaagaaattcatCAACGGAAGGCTAGTTTTCCCAAGGAAGGGGGCACTCAAAGTCAAAAGCCTCCTCAGCGCTCCCGAAGAGGGTTCTTCACTTTTCGGCAGCTAAATGCGCTGGCTGTGATTATCGTTCTCTCAGCTAGTGGAATGGTCAGTATCGAAGATTTCGCTTTTGTAATCTTTTCTCTAGTCTACATATACTTCATATCAAGGTTTGCCTTTCCAAATCATTCCCCCTACGCGGACCCCCCTGTCTTCGGCCAAAGAAACAGGATCCTAAGCCTTTACGTTTTTATCGGAGCATTAGTCGGATTGCTTTTCCCAATAGCATATATTTTCCATGGGATTTTCGAGGGAGACAAGGAGGGGATCAAGGCTGCCGCACCCCATGTTTTTCTCCTTTCCGCTCAGGTTTTCATGGAAGGGGTGTCTTTCAGCGGTGGGTTTTCGCTCCCTATTCGAGTTTTTGTCCCCGTTTTCTATAATGCGAGGAGGATCTTCACTATTGTGGAGTGGCTGAGGAGTGAGATTTATAAGGTGGAAATGGAATATGGTGGCAGTGCTAGAAGGGTGTATATTGGGAGAGCTCTTGCTGTGGCTAATATGGCCTTTTGGTGCTTCAATTTGTTTGGATTCTTGTTGCCTGTTTACCTTCCCAAGGCCTTCAAGATATATTATTCTTCGTCTGTCCGCAAGGCTAAGGACTAA
- the LOC113725005 gene encoding uncharacterized protein gives MPGGVEEENSLHISNGKKKPQSRRFFLTFRQLNALAGMIALSVMGMVSVEDLAFVVFSLAYIHFLSKVAFPPLSPRPNPRVFGEKNRLQDLYVLFSGIISLAFPSAYIVEGMFRGYKEGVRVAASHVFLLASQIFMEGVAFYGGFSMPVFAFVPVFYNSRRIFTVADWLSSEFYKTDENPRRLYIGRGLAVVNMAFWCFNLFGFLLPVFLPRVFKVYYSSGHRDEH, from the coding sequence ATGCCGGGTGGGgttgaagaagaaaattctCTCCATATATCAAATGGTAAGAAAAAGCCGCAATCCCGAAGGTTTTTCCTCACGTTTCGGCAGCTAAATGCACTTGCAGGGATGATTGCTCTCTCTGTTATGGGCATGGTTAGTGTTGAAGATTTGGCTTTTGTGGTCTTTTCTTTAGCATATATTCACTTCTTATCAAAAGTTGCCTTTCCCCCTCTTTCCCCTCGGCCCAATCCCCGAGTCTTTGGTGAAAAGAACAGGCTTCAAGATCTCTACGTGCTTTTCTCTGGAATAATCAGTTTAGCTTTCCCATCGGCATACATAGTCGAGGGTATGTTCCGGGGATACAAAGAGGGTGTCAGGGTAGCTGCGTCACacgtctttcttcttgctagtcAGATATTCATGGAAGGAGTGGCTTTTTACGGTGGGTTTTCCATGCCAGTTTTTGCTTTTGTGCCTGTTTTCTACAATTCAAGAAGGATCTTTACCGTTGCGGACTGGCTGAGCAGTGAATTTTACAAGACTGATGAAAATCCTAGAAGATTGTACATTGGAAGAGGCCTTGCTGTCGTTAATATGGCCTTTTGGTGCTTCAATTTGTTTGGGTTCTTGTTGCCTGTTTTCCTTCCAAGGGTCTTCAAGGTATACTATTCATCTGGGCACAGGGATGAACACTGA